A region from the Musa acuminata AAA Group cultivar baxijiao chromosome BXJ1-10, Cavendish_Baxijiao_AAA, whole genome shotgun sequence genome encodes:
- the LOC103968709 gene encoding probable calcium-binding protein CML18 has protein sequence MTYPIPFSTQEEETMSSAESSSPPSPSPSLSPSPSPSASTGLHRMDDLRKVFARYDADGDGRISASELADVLRSFGSDASPAEVRGMIAEMDADGDGFVDLQEFADFHRRRRRDDGAEERELREAFDVYDLDRNGLISAEELHRVLRLLGEKCSVKDCSRMIRSFDDDGDGSVNFEEFKKMMTNGGVGGRKSSTSGRGGPSSSAA, from the coding sequence ATGACGTATCCTATTCCTTTCTCCACACAAGAGGAAGAGACCATGTCgagcgccgaaagctcgtcgccgccttcgccctcgccctcgctctcgccctcgccctcgcctTCGGCCTCCACCGGTCTTCACCGCATGGACGACCTGCGGAAGGTCTTCGCGCGCTACGATGCCGACGGCGACGGCAGGATCTCCGCCTCCGAGCTCGCCGACGTCCTCCGCTCCTTCGGGTCCGACGCGTCCCCCGCGGAGGTCCGCGGCATGATCGCCGAGATGGACGCCGACGGCGACGGCTTCGTCGACCTCCAGGAGTTCGCCGacttccaccgccgccgccgccgcgacgACGGCGCCGAGGAGCGGGAGTTGCGGGAGGCGTTCGACGTGTACGATCTCGACCGCAACGGGCTGATCTCCGCGGAGGAGCTCCACCGCGTGCTGAGGCTCCTCGGGGAGAAGTGCTCCGTCAAGGACTGTTCCCGGATGATTCGGTCCTTCGACGACGACGGCGACGGCAGCGTCAACTTCGAGGAGTTCAAGAAGATGATGACCAACGGCGGTGTTGGCGGGCGCAAGTCCTCCACGTCCGGTCGCGGCGGCCCATCAAGTTCCGCCGCCTGA